One part of the Eptesicus fuscus isolate TK198812 chromosome 20, DD_ASM_mEF_20220401, whole genome shotgun sequence genome encodes these proteins:
- the LOC114233391 gene encoding keratin-associated protein 2-3-like, translating into MTGSCCGSTCSSCGGGCCQPCCCQPCCCRDPCCCRPCCCQTTVCRPVTCVTRCTRPICEPCRRPICCDPCGLQKGCCRPIACCPTSCTAIVCRPCCWASTCCQPICVQAPCCRPPCCQPAPCRTTCRTCPSCCC; encoded by the coding sequence ATGACCGGCTCCTGCTGTGGCTCCACCTGCTCcagctgtgggggaggctgctgccagccctgctgctgccagccctgctgctgccgagacccctgctgctgccgcccctgctgctgccagacCACCGTGTGCCGTCCCGTGACCTGCGTTACCCGCTGCACGCGCCCCATCTGCGAGCCCTGCCGCCGCCCCATCTGCTGTGACCCCTGTGGCCTGCAGAAGGGCTGCTGCCGCCCCATCGCCTGCTGCCCCACGTCCTGCACGGCCATTGTCTGCCGCCCCTGCTGCTGGGcctccacctgctgccagcccatCTGTGTGCAGGCGCCCTGCTGCCggcccccctgctgccagcctgccccctgccgcACCACCTGCAggacctgcccctcctgctgctgctga
- the LOC129147472 gene encoding keratin-associated protein 4-11-like, with protein sequence MSCCGSVCSDQGCGQGCCQTTCCRPSCCGSCCCRPSCCISSCCRPCCGSSCCGSSCCRPSCCISSCCRPSCCISSCCRPCCGSSCCGSSCCRPSCCISSCCRPSCCGSSCCRPSCCGSSCCGSSCCRPCCCPCCCLRPVCGQVSCHTNCYRPTCVISTCPRPMCCAVCDC encoded by the coding sequence ATGTCCTGTTGTGGATCCGtctgctctgaccagggctgTGGCCAAGGCTGCTGCCAGACCACCTGCTGCcgccccagctgctgtggctcttGCTGCTGCCGCCCCTCCTGTTGCATCTCtagctgctgccgcccctgctgtggctccagctgctgtggctccagctgctgccgcccctccTGTTGCAtctccagctgctgccgcccctccTGTTGCATCTCtagctgctgccgcccctgctgtggctccagctgctgtggctccagctgctgccgcccctccTGTTGCATCTCCAGCTGCTGTCGTCCTTCTTGCTGTGgttccagctgctgccgcccctctTGCTGTGGttccagctgctgtggctccagctgctgccggccctgctgctgcccctgctgctgcctccgCCCAGTCTGTGGCCAGGTCTCCTGTCACACCAATTGCTATCGCCCCACCTGTGTCATCtccacctgcccccgccccatgTGCTGTGCCGTCTGTGACTGCTGA
- the LOC114233388 gene encoding keratin-associated protein 4-6-like isoform X1, which yields MVNSCCGSVCSDQGCGQGCCQETCCRPSCCGSSCCRPSCCISSCCRPSCCGSSCCRPSCCGSSCCRPSCCISSCCRPSCCGSSCCRPSCCISSCCRPSCCGSSCCGSSCCRPSCCISSCCRPSCCGSSCCGSSCCRPCCCPCCCQTTCCRPRCCGSCCCRPSCCISSCCRPSCCGSSCCRPTCCISSCCRPTCCISSCCRPSCCGSSCCRPSCCGSSCCGSSCCRPSCCISSCCRPSCCGSSCCGSSCCRPCCCPCCCLRPVCGQVSCHTNCYRPTCVISTCPRPMCCAVCDC from the exons ATGGTCAACTCCTGCTGTGGATCCGtctgctctgaccagggctgTGGCCAAGGCTGCTGCCAGGAGACCTGCTGCcgccccagctgctgtggctccagctgctgccgcccctccTGTTGCAtctccagctgctgccgcccctctTGCTGTGgttccagctgctgccgcccctctTGCTGTGgttccagctgctgccgcccctcctgctgcatctccagctgctgccgcccctctTGCTGTGgttccagctgctgccgccccagCTGCTGCATTTCTAGCTGCTGCCGCCCCTCTTGCTGTGGTTCTagctgctgtggctccagctgctgccgccccagCTGCTGCATTTCTAGCTGCTGCCGCCCCTcttgctgtggctccagctgctgtggctccagctgctgccggccctgctgctgcccct GCTGCTGCCAGACCACCTGCTGCCGCCCCAGATGCTGTGgttcctgctgctgccgccccagCTGCTGCATTTCTAGCTGCTgccgcccctcctgctgtggctccagctgctgccgccccaccTGTTGCAtctccagctgctgccgccccaccTGTTGCATCTCCAGCTGCTGTCGCCCCTCTTGTtgtggctccagctgctgccgcccctcttgctgtggctccagctgctgtggctccagctgctgccgcccctccTGTTGCAtctccagctgctgccgcccctcttgctgtggctccagctgctgtggctccagctgctgccggccctgctgctgcccctgctgctgcctccgCCCAGTCTGTGGCCAGGTCTCCTGCCACACCAATTGCTATCGCCCCACCTGTGTCATCtccacctgcccccgccccatgTGCTGTGCCGTCTGTGACTGCTGA
- the LOC114233388 gene encoding keratin-associated protein 4-7-like isoform X3, which yields MSCCGSVCSDQGCGQGCCQTTCCRPRCCGSCCCRPSCCISSCCRPSCCGSSCCRPTCCISSCCRPTCCISSCCRPSCCGSSCCRPSCCGSSCCGSSCCRPSCCISSCCRPSCCGSSCCGSSCCRPCCCPCCCLRPVCGQVSCHTNCYRPTCVISTCPRPMCCAVCDC from the coding sequence ATGTCCTGTTGTGGCTCCGtctgctctgaccagggctgTGGCCAAGGCTGCTGCCAGACCACCTGCTGCCGCCCCAGATGCTGTGgttcctgctgctgccgccccagCTGCTGCATTTCTAGCTGCTgccgcccctcctgctgtggctccagctgctgccgccccaccTGTTGCAtctccagctgctgccgccccaccTGTTGCATCTCCAGCTGCTGTCGCCCCTCTTGTtgtggctccagctgctgccgcccctcttgctgtggctccagctgctgtggctccagctgctgccgcccctccTGTTGCAtctccagctgctgccgcccctcttgctgtggctccagctgctgtggctccagctgctgccggccctgctgctgcccctgctgctgcctccgCCCAGTCTGTGGCCAGGTCTCCTGCCACACCAATTGCTATCGCCCCACCTGTGTCATCtccacctgcccccgccccatgTGCTGTGCCGTCTGTGACTGCTGA
- the LOC114233388 gene encoding keratin-associated protein 4-7-like isoform X2: protein MVNSCCGSVCSDQGCGQGCCQETCCRPSCCGSSCCRPSCCISSCCRPSCCGSSCCRPSCCGSSCCRPSCCISSCCRPSCCGSSCCRPSCCISSCCRPSCCGSSCCGSSCCRPSCCISSCCRPSCCGSSCCGSSCCRPCCCPCCCLRPVCGQVSCHTNCYRPTCVISTCPRPMCCAVCDC, encoded by the coding sequence ATGGTCAACTCCTGCTGTGGATCCGtctgctctgaccagggctgTGGCCAAGGCTGCTGCCAGGAGACCTGCTGCcgccccagctgctgtggctccagctgctgccgcccctccTGTTGCAtctccagctgctgccgcccctctTGCTGTGgttccagctgctgccgcccctctTGCTGTGgttccagctgctgccgcccctcctgctgcatctccagctgctgccgcccctctTGCTGTGgttccagctgctgccgccccagCTGCTGCATTTCTAGCTGCTGCCGCCCCTCTTGCTGTGGTTCTagctgctgtggctccagctgctgccgccccagCTGCTGCATTTCTAGCTGCTGCCGCCCCTcttgctgtggctccagctgctgtggctccagctgctgccggccctgctgctgcccctgctgctgcctccgTCCAGTCTGTGGCCAGGTCTCCTGCCACACCAATTGCTATCGCCCCACCTGTGTCATCtccacctgcccccgccccatgTGCTGTGCCGTCTGTGACTGCTGA